In Prinia subflava isolate CZ2003 ecotype Zambia chromosome 8, Cam_Psub_1.2, whole genome shotgun sequence, the genomic window CTTTGTGAGAGTGATGCAGAGTGTGCTACTAAACACAGGGTTTGCAGCTTAATATGACCTTTTCTTTCAATAACACTAAAGAACATGGAGAGTAAGAAGGAGGCAGGAGGGTGGGAAAAGAGATAGGAATGGTTTATAAAGCACCAGATTCGTGGTCTATTTAGTGCCATATCTGTATTGATCAGGCTTTCCTCCTGGCCTGCTGTGAAGCTGTAAGAACAGGCATCAGTGCCAAAAagtcctgcactgctgctgaaaCGTTACCCTACCTTTTAACTACAGGCTTTATTGCTCGTGTAAATACATCCTAGGAACTCAGCTTTTAAAGTGGTTTCTCTCAGTAACCAACTTTATTTAAACACATCTGGAACTTCTTTGTAACTCACAACCGCTCTGTGTAGTCACCTGTATGATGAAGGTTAAATGCTGTGGAATTCCTGCTGGGGGCTCTGATTGCCCCACAACCACAGGAGTGGATGGATAAAGCAGGGATAcaaggggcagagcagccctAAACAAACCCAAGATTATGTTCCTAATTGAAATGGCAACCCAAGGTTTTCGCATATAAAATCTGGAATCTGAGCTTACTTTCCTTAACATCATCTGTTTCAGCTGCTCCACATTCCAGGACTCCTTCAGCCTTGACCTCATCCCTGAGATTATTCTCCCTCCAGTCAATTAGAAGTTCTCAAATATACAATATTTATACCCAGCAATGAGGCAGATCTGCTGATTGTCTTTCTTCAGCTGCCTGGGTGGCCCTAAGAATGAGGAAGTGTCCCAGGAGTGGGGAGTTCCCATTgtctgtggagagaggagctggcgctcacagcactgccaggctgggctgcacagggccagcaggggaTGCGCTGGAATTGGGAAGATCGAAGGTAGAAAGAGAAGGATTAACTCTACACGTTTTGTCCATGGCTCTCAGGATTTATGCAAAGTAACCATCCACCCTAAAGATCTtgaaagtggaaaagaaaaaggaatctATGAAGTTAAAACAACTTTAAAGGAAAAGCTTAAAAATACTATGAACTAGTTCTGTTGGCTTCCAATCTCTGCCTGCTACCTTCTAGGCTactactcctttttttttttttttttttttactaaatgaAAACATAGTCATTAAACGGATTTCCAAAACTATTTTACATCATATATGAATATCACTGACAATGATATCCAGATACCTTTTATCTCTTAACCCAAAATCAAACAGAccctggatttaaaaaaaaaaaatatttgttgccATTTCCTTAACCAGCTTTCTTGTTTTGAGAGTGCTGTATTTATGAAACAAAAAGTTCTCAAGTCATTAGGTAATATATGACCCAAACAACTTGATAATCAATGTAATTGAGAATTAGGCCTACAGTACCAGGGGTATTAATTCCTTTGATGAGAGTATCTTTCTTCCTGTAGTCTGTCTTATCTTCTCCTAAAGCTTACATGAGGTCATTTGACCAAACCCTTGCCCTTAATTTCTGAACCCTGGTAGCTGatttaagaatatattttattactCCTTTTGTTTGCACAGCACTGGGTGCTGATATGGTCTCCCCTGGCTCTTCAGAGATTGAACagcacacagaagaaaaagtaaagcaATGTAGAAGATGCTTTCAAAATTTAGGGTAGGAAACAGAACAATACTTTTGAGGAAAATGTTGTTAAATCAGTTCACACAACACAACTTCTATTTGTTATTTCTATGATAAATTTGCATCATTATTATAAAAATGAATAACAGTTGCaataaggaaaatgaaataaatgaatcaGAATTTAGACTCATTGTTGTTACTTATAATACATGCAACATGTGACCAGTACTTCCTACTCAGCTTCTGTTAAACAGTAACTGATCAAtaaatctttttatttccctgataAGTTAGAACACAATCACAAGCATTTGTCAAAATCAATCCTGTATCCAACAGCATGAGACTATGATATCCAGAACTTCCTGATCTGAAGCAATTAGTTTTTTCTAGATatataagaaaaggaaataacttCAAAccaattctttttttcagagatgttttatcacaatatttttcaaaacagagcaCCCATAGAACTGTGAGGCCAAACTGTAACTCTGCTGATGCTTGGGGAGTGTGACTTGAACACACACAGATCCCCAACCCCTCAAAACAAAGGGTGCAAACATTCAGGTCATTGCAGATCTCCAGAAAGGTGAGCAAGCACTTCTTTCCCAGCTCGAGCATTAACTTCAATATACTTTTGAATTTAGTAATTTACAGGGCTTCTATTCCCCCCCTATATTAATGATGACATTTTGTCATTTGCACAAAGGTGAAATTAAAGCAATTTAAATTTCCACAGAGAGCTGTGGCTCTCTTGAGGCTATTGCCCCGCCTGGTGACCATCGTGCTTTTGTGAGCAGCTGGGGATACGGCCCAATGCAAAACTCTCAATCTTCAGCACTGACAAAAGGCAAGGCTTGACAAGCTGACAAAACATGACATCTTAATGAGGTTTCTTTGCAAGTGTTACTGGATAGTCCACACCAGAGGCTGCAgtcaggggcagggctggagaagaATGTGAGGTGGTAGAGAACAGATCCTCACTTGGATAACTCCTGGCTGATCCTCCAACCAGTTTTGTACTCATAAACCAGATTTTAGTGAATGTGTTAAATTGGCATGATACATAAAAGAAATTGTGGTTACAGCTTTTACTGTTAGTACTGAAACGTTCTTAAATGAAACATTAGATTTTGATTTAAACTATCCACAATTAAGTTTGCAACCTCTCTCTGTGTGTTCTCTATAATATGTTTCTCATAACAGGATATACTACACATACTAGGTAAGAAACGATATGGCAAATTAAACCCTGACCTATTATCACTTAATAGCTGATATTATGACAGAAAATGGGGCCACAGGCTGGAGTGTTCTTCTAGACCCAGCCATTAGGTAAATATGAAATTTGTCTTAAGTGTTGCACTCTAGGTGGGTTTACCTGCAAAGTGGTGCTTATAGGTAAATAGGGAAAAGAAAGTATTAATAAACTGGTGACTTAGTTTCACCCAGGGAGAGTCTtcgggggaaaaaaaaaagtctcaaacAGCTCTCAAATCTGTAGCCCAGCTTAGActcaaaaagctgcatttttatcACACAAGCGATCCCTCCTGGAATCGGACacggagcagcaggagcaggtcATTTGGAAGCGGTGAATTCAGAGGCGCACAGCGGGCTGTGCCTCCCCTGGCGTTCCCGGGAGGATGTGTTGCCCGAGCCCGGCTTTTACCTGCCGGGGGAGCGGGGGCGgtgcggggccgtgcccgcccccggcccgcgccCCGGGGGAGGCCGGCAGCTGCCGGCGGGTGGGAGGCgtctgcagctggaaaacagcagctcCGGTTGCTGATCGGATTTGGGGGTGGGGTGGGAGGTGTGTGTGGGAAAAGCCAAGCGATGGATCTTCCCTTCTTTTGACAACACTCTCCCCTTCAGGACTAAGTCTGCACTGGAGGAAAATAACTGCGAGGGAGAAGTGCTGATCACACCTCCGTGTGGGAGCGAACTCCTGGGAGCAGCGTGTGCCGCCAGCCCCAGGATATTCCCTGCCTCCAACCTGAAGTGATTCCTCCTGGAACGGTTCAGTCGCGCCTGCAGTTCACCTTTGCCTGCAGTTAACCAGCGTGCAATTTGGGTTTAATGGAGCTGGGTTTATTGTTCCTCTTTGGACTTACGATAACGTCGACTGCAGGTAACgtgaatttctttctttctttgcccACTTCCACGCATGCACACAAAGAAAggctgggtgggttttttttgttggtggttgggtttgttgtttttttttttccctccttcccaaagGCTGTAAGCAGCAGCCCTCTCCGGTGCGCTGTAAAGAGCCAAAGCCATCCTCTGGCCGTTCGTAGGTCCAACCCAAGGGCAGCGGGCTGGCGCTGCAGCCCGGGGCCGCACGCACATAACGGTGCTGCCGGAGCCCCGGGGCTCTGCCGGGAGCGGGGGTGGCTcgggggggctgcggggctgccgGAGTGCCGGGAGCCGAGCTGAGTGCCCTGAGTGCCGCGGCTCTTGCAGGGTccgcgctgccccggccccgctccgcgctgCCGGCGGCCGGCCCGGGGCACCGAGAGCGCGACGAgagcggagcggcggcggccgcgggcggcAGGGCCAGGGCGGACGGCGGAGCGCTGCGGCACCGGGCCCGGCGCTGCACTTGCTACACCTACAAGGACAAGGAGTGCGTGTACTACTGCCACCTCGACATCATCTGGATCAACACCCCCGAGTGAGTGCGGGAAatggcgggcgggcggcgggcgggggagccccggggaCCCCGCGGGCGGGGGGAGCCGGAGGTGGAGCCGCCGCCGGGGTCAGGGCGGGACGGGGGGAGCCCAGCGCAGCCCCCCGGGCCCCGGAGCGCCGCTGTCCCGGCACCTGCCCGGCCCGGGGACCCCGCACACGGGACAGGGACCGCGGTGTGCCGGGCACGGGTGACAGGAGGGAAAAGCGGTGATTTCCCACGAGAAATCTGTCTCTAACAGCTCACTCGCTGGGAGAGCGAGAATAGTGTGTGTGCGTGCGGCTGTACTAGTTTGATACACACTGATGTGGAAAACTACCGAGGCGTTGAGATAATGTTTGAAAAACTCAATATGCCAGATTTTAAGATGTTACAAAAGAACGTCTTTTACAACTGTGCTCTGTGGAAACACAAGCTTTTGCTTCAACtggtaataaaaacaaattttgaagCCGTTTCCCCTGGATTGGAAGTTCTGAGCTTCGCACAGGGCGCTGGGGGTGGAGCACACGTGCAGAAAAGCGGCTCTGCTGTCTGTACTGACAGGGTTTAATGGAAAAAAGCATCCAGGAGGAGTGACACATCCCAAAGGTTGGAGGCCTCCTTTTCCTACACCGCTGTATGGAGCCTGTCTGGCTGAGTAACCAAAACAGGCTTCAGATCTGTGAACATTCTACAGGCTAATAGATTCCTGTAGCAGCCACAGCGATCAGCTCAGTACAAAAATAATCAGAAGATCAGACgagcctgaaaaaaaatcacttcgAAAATTAGAGTTCTTCACACTCTGTGATGTGAACTTCTACACATACTGCCAAGTATTCCAGTGAGTGCAGCCTCGGAACAGTCGAAATGATTCAGACCTGCCTTTGAATCTATTGGAAAGCTTTTAATGAGATTAAGATAACAAAAGGAGTAGAAAAATAGAAAGTAGCAGTAAACTAGGTTAAGTCAAATGGGGGTTAGGGCACTTAATTTGTAAATTCACGTGTGTGTCCTGGCTAGAGGCCATGTCTGATGACGTCTTTTGAACTTCTACCAATCTGTAAGTATCATGTATTCACACAAGTCATTCAATTCTTTGAGTTCCATACCTGCACTAATCCACCCCAGGATTACTTAGGGTTATTTTAGCCAAATATTTATGACTCAGTAAATTTAAGTCAGACCTCACCAGCGAAAATGGGGGAATGACATTCCTTTTGCCCTACGCACTGAATAAATAGACTTCTGCTAATTTTAAACACAcactcctctttttttttttttctctttttttttttttttttttttttttttggatacCCTCTTTTAAGTCCACAGGACTTACAATTTTCATGCCAGCACCAAAATTATTTAGTGTGCATTAATTCTGTGATGTGGAGAGTTTTCCTACATGAAAGTTTTGTGCCAATATCActaaagaaagaacaaaaaaatggaaaataaggcATATAACGTTTTCATGATACCTGTGGAATTGGCAATGAAGTGTGTATAATAATCCAAATATTAAACAGTTGGGATTCTAAGTCTTTGCTTTCTTAACTGAAGTCAGTTGTACATAAAATAGCAAATTTCTCAGATGTATAAAGTCTACCCCCACTGGGTAATAGGTTAACCTGAAATGATTTAATGTGAGGACCAGGAAATTCTGTTGTTATAATTTTTATGCCATGTGATGGGATGTTTCTATGCAAACCATGGAATGAATACATTCAGTTTCAATATTAATTATTCATGCAGAATAATACATTTTTAGCTCCAGAGATGTGAACTTGTATAACctaccagcactgctgggactggGTGAATTGGGGTGCTGGGAGCCCTCTGAGGCTGACAAAGAGCGGGTGGGTGATGGTGAAATTAGTCTGGAATTTGTCCAGCAGGGACTGAATTTCCTGGACTCTCTCTGAACTAGGCAGCTTTGCTGTCCTGCGCCATGGACAGGTGACAGAGGTACAAAACTCTCGCTGAAATTGTGCAGTTGTGAGTTTCAAAAATCCCAGGACTCTTCCTAGGAATACCCCCGGGCAGGGGTAACCATTAAATTAAGAGTATTGGATATTTTGAACTATTTCAGTGCAACAGGAGCAGGATTTAAAGTTCCTAGTCCCACAAGCAGACACTAATTCTGCTCTGGTGATGATTTGGAGTAATATCTCAGGAAGTCAAGAGGTTCTTCTGGATGTGAATGAGGGGAACCAGGCCTGCTTGGGCAATTTAATATCCTGAGCAAGTTACACTGCTCCTTTGAAATGGAACTAAGCACTGGATGTGTACAGACTGGCTGTTTGTAAAAGGGGCTTTTATGTTGCTCTTGTACACATGTTGTGGAAAGTTTTTATATTTACTAAAAGTTTGGCTCCAATGCAATTTGGAGGATCACACACACAGTAAGAGGCCAGAAAGTTGGTCTTAAAGTTTGGAGAAGTTTTCCAGACATCTGTTGATTCTGGtatttttcttgcttatttACCTTCCCCCCCACCAAATCCTACAATTGCttcttactgtttttctttctttccccccccTACTTATTTATTTCACTTAATCACTTCTTGTTCTCCACAAAATTACCCAGTACTTTCTGTTTTCAGGCTACTCTTGTCTCTGTACTTTAAAGACAAATTTAATTCCTCCTCTagtttcctctgcttttcccaacAGGAGCTGTTAAGCATTGTTGTAATAAATTCAAAACAAATCTTGGTGATGgcctctcctccttttctggAAAAGCAGTTAAAGTTTTTATTGAAGCTGTTGGAGGCAGAGTGACAATAGAAGCTCTATTTCTATCCCTGCTGAGAAACCACTCAGATCAGCAGGGTGACAGTTGTAGAAAAGCCCAAAATTGCAGAATGTGGAGCCTCTGACTCCTGCAGCTTTTGCCaattaaatgagaaataatttctgcacATGGTTTGAGTATTGTTTTTTAATTGACTACGAAGGACTGCTCTTAGTCCTGACCACGAAGAGCATCAGTGTTTTGATATAGGGTTTTGTTTGAGTCTTTCATTCTGGGAACAGTGGGAAAGTGGAAAAGAAGATGACCTAAAGAAAGGCAGGTAAGTCAGAAGAGAGTAATGCAATTATGTGGTGTAGACAAACGTTGCATAACAAAGGTAATTAAAAGCTGGTAAACTGCTCTCACTGATAAGATTGATTAACCAGGAATTAGTttgcaatgtatttttttaaagtgattagTTATGCTTATCTCGATCTATAGCTACACACACATTTTCAAGAATGAATTGTCTTTTAAACTGTACCCACGGATGTAATACAGACACAGCTTGGTGCTTAAATTTGCAAGTTAAAGAAGAAAGTATaggcaagagaagaaaatgtaggCAAGACTACTTTTAGATCTGCACTTTTTCAGAGGGGTCCTATATTTTAATATGAACTGAGGTTGTGCATCCAACAGCAATAATAACAGTTAATTAGAAACAGTTCACTCAATAACAGCAATGTTGCTGCATGAAGCTTTATTGATGCTCAGAATGATGAGTGATAGATTTAATGGTGACAGCTCCTAAGAAAGTGTTACTCTCATGAGGGCACAGATACTCAAGTGGTCttaaattctaaaataaaagtgtAATAGGAAGCTATGGCAATAATCCAGACATTTCCAAAGAACTCCTTACTCAAAGTAAGCAccaaaaataagaatatttctTCTGAAGGGtccaaaacaaagccaaagtGGGTTTCTTTCCTAAACGACAAATCACTTTGGTATTTGTTACTATGTTCAAAAGAGAAGTGACTGAATGAAATTCTGTGACCACGCTGTAAAGACCAGTTACATGATGATCTAAGAGTTCGGTCTGCCAATTACATGAATTTCTGAATCAGGAAAATTGGATAGACAAAATGAAAGGCAGATTTTCATCTAACACTGTGTTGCTGCTCTGATCCTCTGTACTTAACACATGTTCTGTGTCCTCTGGGGGAGGGCAAGGACACAGACAGGACTTGTGTCTGTCTCTGCTGtgtgggatgctctgggagGATCTGGTGAGTGTCCCGTGCTGTGTGAGCACACGGGGCACTGGAAGGATCTGATGTTTTGTCACTTAAAGAAATTTGTTTCTGTGACTCATGCAAGTCAGACAATCCTTAGTAACAAGTTAGCTCCAGACAGCTCCcaacagaaatgtgttttcctgACCTCAGGTGACCACTGGCTGAGGtgagaaaagcttttcagaCACTTGTGGTCATTGCTGTAATTGGTGATGAATGGGTTTGTCAGGAACTAAACAGCCTGAGCACATCCCACCTGCAGCCAGCTCTCCAGCAAACACGAGTTAATGATCTTTGCTCATTACTGACTTAGGTTATCGTCAGAAAGTCATCTCAGAATGGAAACAGGCTGTAGCCTACCATCACTTCACTCATAGTTTtactcacacacacagatgaTGTCTTGGGAGGGTGTTCTAAAAGACAACATTTAATAAAACCCAGTGCTTACTCTGCTCTAACTAC contains:
- the EDN3 gene encoding endothelin-3, encoding MELGLLFLFGLTITSTAGSALPRPRSALPAAGPGHRERDESGAAAAAGGRARADGGALRHRARRCTCYTYKDKECVYYCHLDIIWINTPERTVPYGLSNYRGSFRGKRSTGQTQSAPQPSSRCSCSDARDKQCLQFCRRMQDRRRNHGSLKKTEEKDQCREEENFVQ